In Leptolyngbya sp. NIES-2104, the genomic window ACCAGCTAGAAAAAATAGAAGTGATCGACCGCGCCACTTGGCGAAATTGGCTGCAACAAAATCATGAAACTGCGATCGGAATTTGGCTAATTTACTACAAAGTGAAAAGCAGTAAGCCGAGCGTCCGATATCCTGAAGCTGTAAAGGAAGCGCTTTGTTTTGGCTGGATCGACAGTAAGGCGAAATCGCTCGATGACGATCGCTATATGCAGATTTTTACACCTCGAAAACCCAAAAGTGTTTGGTCAAAATTGAACAAGCAATACATCGACGAATTAATCGAACAGGGCTTAATGAC contains:
- a CDS encoding YdeI family protein; protein product: MPRFEDQLEKIEVIDRATWRNWLQQNHETAIGIWLIYYKVKSSKPSVRYPEAVKEALCFGWIDSKAKSLDDDRYMQIFTPRKPKSVWSKLNKQYIDELIEQGLMTEAGSKKIEAAKLDGSWTSLDAIEALILPPDLIEALGKNAIVQQNFEAFSNSTKKVILYWIESAKRSETRQNRIEKTIIAVAQNRSPLDRTP